GGATATATCTTTGGCATTATCCGATTATTACATTGACGACTCCGAAGGTAAATGCTGGGGAGTTTTCGTCTACAAGAGCAATTCTTCAATTTCTTCTTATTATAATTGTTGCACAAATTTCGTGGAAGTTTATTGAAAATCCAATACGAAAAGGCGCATTGAAGAATATTCGGATTAAGAACTTGAAAATAAGAAACTTAACTTTAAGTGGTAAGTTAGCTTTAATATGTGCAGTATGCATTTCTTCGATAGCTACTTTTGGATTAACAACAGCTAGTAAAGAAAAGGAGAATCCTCAAAAAGAAAAGGTGGAAGCAGTGCAAGAAGAACAGGCTAAACATCCAGTTGCAGTTTGGGAAAAACCAGCCGATGAACCACCTCAAAATAAAGAAGAACAAAAAGAAGAGAATCCCGCACAGCCTAAAGATCCTCTAACAGTTACAGCTGTAGGAGACTCAATCATGATTGATATTGCTCCGTATTTAAAAAGTGCTTTTCCTAATATTAGGATTGATGCGAAAATAGGAAGGCAAATGTCACAGGCAATCTCTGCTGTGGAACAGCTAAAGAATGAGGGGAACTTAGGAAGTCATGTCATTATTGGATTAGGTACAAATGGAGCCTTTACCAAGGAGCAATTAGCATCATTAATTGAAGTAATCGGGAATGAACGTAAAATTATATTAATCAATACGAGGGTACCACGTCCGTGGGAATCGCTGGTGAATGAGAAGTTAAAAGAAGCAGCATCATCTTACAAAAATGTGGTGTTAGTTGATTGGTATTCAGCAAGTGCTGGAAATAAGGCGTACTTTGAACCAGATGGCGTACATTTAACGAAAACAGGTGCAGAAGCATATGCTGCTCTTGTAGCAAAAGAAGTGAATCAATAGGGGTACGGAAACGACTCTGGCGCAAAGATTTACAAACATAAACGTGGCTCAAGGGCATATGGCTTGAATTTAAATTAGTAATGCATTTATAGGAAAAGGTGAAGGAACATATTGGTCCTTCACCTTTTTTATTTTTTATAAAAAGATTTCAAAACTTTTAGTTTTTGGGGTTCTGGTGCAAAGATTGTATTTATTTGAAAGAGGTATATAGATGCCTAATGGAATCTATTCTTATGCAGCCATTCCGAATAGTTGATGAATAAACTTCACTTCATTTTGGACAGACTTGTCCCGTAAAATAAGTTGGCCTTTTTTAATGATATGCATCGCTTCTATTCCTGAAAGAATAGATTTAGCTGTACGAAAAGATTTCAATCCTAGCATTGAACGAACTCTTTTTTTAATAAAACGATGATCTTGCTCTACAATGTTATTAAGGTATTTTACCTGCCTTATTTGGATGCCTACAGGCATCTTTTTCTCTGTCTTCAACTCTTCAATCGCTATAGGATAGGCCGGATTTTTGTCCACTGTAATCACACGGGGCTTTGAAACATGAAAAGACTGCAAAGCTTTCTTGAAAAAACGCTTTGCAGCCCTATGATCTCTTGTTTTGCTTAAATGAAAATCAATTGTATTTCCTTTCGAATCAACAGCACGATATAGGTACATCCATTGACCTTTGACTTTCACATACGTCTCATCGACTCGCCAAGAATCATTGGTTGACTTAAGATGACGTCGTACTCGCTTATCTAATTCGGGACCATATTGATGAACCCATCGCATGATAGTTGTATGAGCAAGGGATAGCCCGCGTTCTTCCATCATTTCGACTAAATCACGAAAACTGAGGTTATACCGTAGGTACCATCTCACGGTTAATAAAATAATATCCGGTTGATAATGTTTCCACTTGAATAGATTTTTCTTTTCCATACCAATCACATCCTTTTTTAGAGTACTAGTATCAGTATGTCCAAGTTTAGGAGGTTACTTACAAGCGTTTTGGAGTGTTTGCACCAGAACCAAATTAAGTGTGATAGAGTGATAGATTGAAAGAAAAAACTTTTTCAATAATTTTCTGATAATTTAAAAGGTAATTAGAATATAAATAGAAATTCAACTAGGATTCCTTAGGTGGTGATCATTTATTTATTGTCAAAAAATAAGTGAATCGAGCAAGTATGACTATTGCACTTAAAATAAATAACAGCCTTTTTGTAAAGTGAATCTACATAAACTGATTCAGAATCTTATAAGAATCCATATGGAAAGTATTCATTCAAATAACAAACAGCCCAAGTTCCAATGAGGAACTTGGGCTGTTTGTATGTTTTATTTTCTTAGTATTGTAAATAAGCATTTTACTCTATCGCCATCAAGATAAAAGAAAGAGTGATCCCACTTTATGGTTATGTAAAAAACTTGAAAAAAGCATAAACCAGCAGAACCCTTGTATTTTGCTATCGTACGTATTTCACCCTGCACAAAAAAATATTTCTCAACATCTCATCCGTTGAAAAATATTGAATATTCTTATTATAACGAATATTATGTTGTTATCGACAAAAAAATGATAATTCGCAGACACTGGGGAGGAAATACATTGAAAAAGAATAAGAAGTTAAAACCTTTATCAGTTTTAGCAACAGCGGCAGTACTAAGTAGTAGTTTTGCTTTTGGAAGTCATGCAGCTTATGCTGAGACACCACCATCTCTACCAATAGATGAGCATTTAATACCGGATGAGCGTTTGGCAGAAGCGCTAAAACAAAGGGGAGTAATTGATCAATCTGCATCACAAGCTGAGACGTCAAAGGCTGTTGAGAAATATGTTGAGAACAAGAAAGGGGAAAACCCTGGGAAAGAAATTATTAAAGAAGATAGTCTTACGCAAGAGGCTTCTGATTTTATGAAAAAAGTAAAAGATGCAAAAATGAAGGAAAATGAACAGGCTCAGCAGCCTACAGTAGGGCCAGCAGCTGGACAAGGTGCTGGATTGAATTCTAGTAAATTAAATGGAAAAGTACCTACTGCACCAGCGAAGCAAGAAGAGTACAACGGTGCTGTTCGAAAAGATAAAGTACTTGTTTTACTTGTAGAATTTAGCGATTTTAAGCATAACAATATTGATCAAGAGCCAGGATACATGTATTCTAAGGACTTTAATCGTGAACATTATCAAAAAATGTTATTTGGTAATGAACCATTTACGTTATTTGATGGATCGAAGATTAACACATTTAAACAATATTATGAAGAACAATCTGGCGGGAGTTACACAGTTGATGGAACTGTAACGGAATGGCTTACTGTTCCAGGAAAAGCTTCAGATTATGGTGCGGATGCGGGCACTGGACATGATAACAAAGGTCCTTTAGGGCCACGTGATCTTGTGAAAGAAGCATTAAAAGCAGCGGTAGCAAAAGGAATTAACTTAGCTGATTATGACCAATTTGATCAATACGATCAAAATGGTGATGGAAATAAAAACGAGCCAGATGGCATTATTGATCATTTAATGGTTGTACATGCGGGCGTGGGTCAAGAAGCTGGCGGCGGTAAATTGAAAGATGATGCAATTTGGTCTCATCGTTCAAAACTTGGATCAAAACCATATGCGATTGATGGCACAAAATCTTCTGTTTCAAATTGGGGCGGAAAGATGGCTGCATACGATTATACAATCGAGCCTGAGGACGGAGCAGTTGGTGTGTTTGCGCATGAGTATGGTCATGATTTAGGATTACCAGATGAGTACGATACGAAGTACTCAGGACAAGGTGAACCTGTTGAGTCATGGTCTATTATGAGCGGCGGCAGCTGGGCTGGAAAAATTGCAGGAACAGAGCCAACAAGTTTTTCACCACAAAATAAAGAGTTTTTCCAAAAGAATATGAAGGGCAACTGGGCGAATATCGTTGAGGTAGATTATGATAAACTTCGCACAGGAGTCGGTGTTGCAACATATTTAGATCAAAGTGTTACAAAATCAAAACGACCAGGAATCGTTCGTGTTAACTTGCCAGACAAAGATATCAAAAATATCGAATCGGCATTTGGTAAGAAGTTTTATTACAGTACAAAAGGAAATGACATTCATACAACACTTGAGACACCAGTATTTGATTTAACAAATGCAACGAATGCTAAGTTCGATTATAAGGCATTCTATGAACTTGAAGCGAAGTATGATTTCCTTGATGTATATGCGATTGCAGAAGATGGAACGAAGACACGTATTGATAGAATGGGCGAAAAAGATGTAAAAGGCGGCGCGGATACAACTGATGGTAAGTGGGTTGATAAAACTTACGATTTAAGCCAATTCAAAGGGAAAAAAGTAAAACTGCAATTTGAGTATTTAACAGATATTGCAGTAGCTTATAAAGGATTTGCGTTAGATAATGCAGCATTAACTGTAGATGGCAAAGTTGTTTTCTCTGATGATGCAGAAGGCCAGCCAGCAATGACGTTAAAAGGATTTACTGTATCTAACGGATTGGAACAGAAAAAAAATAACTACTATGTAGAGTGGAGAAATTACGCTGGTTCTGACACGGCGTTACAACATGCGCGTGGCCCGGTGTTTAATACAGGAATGGTTGTATGGTATGCGGATCAAAGCTTTACAGATAACTGGGTAGGCGTTCATCCAGGTGAAGGATTCTTAGGAGTAGTAGATTCTCATCCAGAGGCAATTGTAGGGACATTAAACGGACAACCGACTGTGAAGAGCAGTACGCGTTATCAAATTGCCGATGCGGCATTCTCATTTGATCAAGCGCCAGCATGGAAAGTGAATTCGCCGACTCGCGGTATCTTTGACTATAAAGGATTACCAGGAGTTGCAAAATTTGATGATTCTAAGCAGTACATCAACAGCGCTATTCCAGATGCAGGACGTAAGTTACCGAAACTAGGATTGAAGTTTGAAGTAGTAGGTCAAGCTGAAGACAAGTCTGCAGGTGCAGTTTGGATTCATCGATAGAATAAGGTGAAATTAAGAGGGAGCTGCCTCATAAGTCGGTGAAACTGACCTATGGGCAGCTCTCTTCTTATTGTGGAAACAGGGCAGTTTAGGAACCAGTTCATTGGAAAGCAATTCGTTGAAAGTGAAAGAGACTATAGTAAAAAATATATAGACTATCAAATATGGAAATGGAATTAAAACTCTATACTTTCGGAATTTTTCACACAAGCAAACCATTGACCTATTATCTCGTTATGATGCTTAATAATTTGAGACGCCGATAATACTGTAGAATTATATGTACTATGTCCATTTTTTACAAGAGTAACGTCATATCCTAAGCTGTATGCACGCCGGCATGTTGCATCTATGCAAATTTCAGATTGAATTCCTGCTATAACAACTCGGTTTATATTTCTCATTTCCAGCTCTTGTTGAAGACTCGTTTTATGAAAAGAATCCGGATGATTCTTTTCAAGAACGACATCTCCTGTTGCTGGAGCAATTGATTTATGAATTTCCCATCCAGGTGTCCCTTGTCTAAGCGAGGAACCAGACTTCCCGTTAAACTTCATATAAAAAATAGGGGCTGAAGCAGAACGTGCTTTAGAAATCAATAATTGAATAACTCTTAATAATTCCGTTCTATTATATAGGACTTTTCTCTCCTCAAATGAACCTACCTGTACATCAATAATAAGGAATGCTGTACAGCTTTTCATCATAAATACCCTCCTAATACTTGGTTCAAAAATACAAAAGTGAAATATATGTAAACTACAATGCTATGCATATTTAATGTATCCAAAAGTTCCAAAGAATATTGCATGGAGGTATGAAGTGGATTCCAATAATTACAATTTGTAAAAACTGTTTTAAATAAAGGATATGAAATTGGCGATCATAC
This Bacillus mycoides DNA region includes the following protein-coding sequences:
- a CDS encoding IS6 family transposase, which encodes MEKKNLFKWKHYQPDIILLTVRWYLRYNLSFRDLVEMMEERGLSLAHTTIMRWVHQYGPELDKRVRRHLKSTNDSWRVDETYVKVKGQWMYLYRAVDSKGNTIDFHLSKTRDHRAAKRFFKKALQSFHVSKPRVITVDKNPAYPIAIEELKTEKKMPVGIQIRQVKYLNNIVEQDHRFIKKRVRSMLGLKSFRTAKSILSGIEAMHIIKKGQLILRDKSVQNEVKFIHQLFGMAA
- a CDS encoding immune inhibitor A domain-containing protein; amino-acid sequence: MKKNKKLKPLSVLATAAVLSSSFAFGSHAAYAETPPSLPIDEHLIPDERLAEALKQRGVIDQSASQAETSKAVEKYVENKKGENPGKEIIKEDSLTQEASDFMKKVKDAKMKENEQAQQPTVGPAAGQGAGLNSSKLNGKVPTAPAKQEEYNGAVRKDKVLVLLVEFSDFKHNNIDQEPGYMYSKDFNREHYQKMLFGNEPFTLFDGSKINTFKQYYEEQSGGSYTVDGTVTEWLTVPGKASDYGADAGTGHDNKGPLGPRDLVKEALKAAVAKGINLADYDQFDQYDQNGDGNKNEPDGIIDHLMVVHAGVGQEAGGGKLKDDAIWSHRSKLGSKPYAIDGTKSSVSNWGGKMAAYDYTIEPEDGAVGVFAHEYGHDLGLPDEYDTKYSGQGEPVESWSIMSGGSWAGKIAGTEPTSFSPQNKEFFQKNMKGNWANIVEVDYDKLRTGVGVATYLDQSVTKSKRPGIVRVNLPDKDIKNIESAFGKKFYYSTKGNDIHTTLETPVFDLTNATNAKFDYKAFYELEAKYDFLDVYAIAEDGTKTRIDRMGEKDVKGGADTTDGKWVDKTYDLSQFKGKKVKLQFEYLTDIAVAYKGFALDNAALTVDGKVVFSDDAEGQPAMTLKGFTVSNGLEQKKNNYYVEWRNYAGSDTALQHARGPVFNTGMVVWYADQSFTDNWVGVHPGEGFLGVVDSHPEAIVGTLNGQPTVKSSTRYQIADAAFSFDQAPAWKVNSPTRGIFDYKGLPGVAKFDDSKQYINSAIPDAGRKLPKLGLKFEVVGQAEDKSAGAVWIHR
- a CDS encoding cysteine hydrolase family protein, with protein sequence MMKSCTAFLIIDVQVGSFEERKVLYNRTELLRVIQLLISKARSASAPIFYMKFNGKSGSSLRQGTPGWEIHKSIAPATGDVVLEKNHPDSFHKTSLQQELEMRNINRVVIAGIQSEICIDATCRRAYSLGYDVTLVKNGHSTYNSTVLSASQIIKHHNEIIGQWFACVKNSESIEF